The stretch of DNA ATGGCTTTAGTTGTAACCTGGGTGTCATACCATGTTGTCTCTTGGGGATAAATCTGTAACACTCTCTTGCTCTTTAACTATAACCTACAAGTATGAGTAGATATTCACAAGGGTGAGCCTTTGGGCCAACAACCCATACGCACACCCCACACATACACTCAACCCAACAATATCCTTACTAGGATGTTGATTGGTAGAAGTTTGCACCATGTTTCTAAGTTATGTAACTGTTTTTCTACTCAATCCAGTCAAATCTCCATTCCCATGCATAATAGGTGTTGAAGCCTTGAAGTTAAACTGTAGGACGTGAGATGGTCTTGGTCCTTTAGGCATCAATTTTCATAAGAGTACAAGGAGAGAACATACATTTTCTACTGGTACTAATTAGTGGGGCATATTGTCCAAAAAGAACTTGATAACGAGAGGTCAATGAGGTCAAAACAAGTCAAACTCCAACAAAATGAGTATTTCATCATATTATTGTATGAATTATAGAGGGTATTAACATGTTAATTAATTCAGGATTGAACCATTTCATTGTTGCAACATCTCCACTACATATGATTCTATTCTTTTTATATGGTGCTTTGATTGCTTTTTACAAGTTAGAACTAATATGATTTGTCTTTGCATGACAACACATGCATGCCTTGAATTGACCAGATTTAATGATAATGTGATGCAcataatatatatacatatatatatatatatatatatatatatatatatatatatatatatatatgtatgtatgtatgtatgtatgtatgtatgtatgtatgtattttccaCTGTAATCATAAAGTAGGATTATATTTGTTTCTTAGattgaaaaacaaatatttagttgTTGTAAATGGTGGACGTTCGAATCATGTTGTTTCTGATTATAGATTTCCATGTGTTCTCTTTGTAGTGGGGAAAAAATTCAAGATATTGTTTGGCCGAAAACCATAGAAATCAAAGGAAGAATGAAATGGGGGGTTTTTAAAAAATTCCTCAAGGATCTTCGTCACTCTCAAAACCGGTCAATAATGGTAAGATCATTTTCTTACATTATAGATGATTCATCCTTGTTCTTATGATTTGCCATTCTCCTGTTTTAGGATTATTTACTTTTGTGCTGAAATGAGTTTGAAATTGTATTTGATATACCTAGATAACTATGTGTTTTCTAGCGTTAATTTTCTTTCATCATAAGTTTTAATAGTTACTGAAATATCACAGAAATAAACTGAAACTGATTTTTACTTGCACCCAATATCTTATTAGGTTATTTCCCTGTTGTTGAACGTTGAGTCTTCGAAAAATGGCTTAGAGGGAATGAAGCAGGTAAAATTGACACTTGATTTTTTATTTCTAGTCTTTAGAAGGTATGGACATTCAGAATATTACGCTTAAGCTATTTATGACACTGATGCAGGTTGCAAAGATGTTAAAGTGAACAAAAGAATTGGTTTAGCAACAACAGAAGATGGTTCATATATTTATGTATGTCCTGGACACAAGGACATAATAACAGTCCTTGCAAAATATGGTTTCTGGAAAGGCGCGTCAACAATCGATAGAAACCAAGACTCATTTATTGGTTTTGTTGTACGGGACCGAAAACCACTAGTAAACACAAGTGAGGGAGAGGTAAGTATTGAGAAAATACAAGAAATCGGGGGCACTCACATGGAAGCACAAGAAGTGATATATGGTAAGCTTGTATTATCTATTAATCCACATGCATGGAAGTCTTATTCTCTCGGTGTCCTCCTCTAGTACTTACAGATCATGGACATCATCCTTCTCTTCTTTCAGAAAACCAATCATACCCTGTTCATCCTCTTCATGCACTAGTAGATGATGGCCTATACTTTTGTCGTCCTCCCCTTGTACTAGCAGAGCAAGGCTCATATTGTCCGTATCCTCCTCCTGGACTACTAGGTCACGACTTCCATGCTCGGCATCCTCCTATTGGACTATCAGGTCAAGGGTTACATCCTCATGCCCCAGAATGTCAAGGCGTCTTTCATCAGCTTCCTCCTTGTGCAAGAGGTCAAGGCTTCATTACCCACCGCGCTCCCAATTTCACACTAGAATACTTTAGGCCATTAACAGATCATGGAAACAACAACGGTATTTCTCCTGACCAACAACATTggatgtttattgaatgcctgtaaACTGACTATGTTATTGCAGGTTCACAACACTTGAGGCCACCTAGCGGTTCTGCTCCTGGTCATTTGTGGCATAGAATGTCGTGCGCAAGGTCCGGGAATAATCTTCCTGGTTTTGAAAGATCAGAAGGCTTCTCTGGCTCTAGCTCCACATATTACTCTAGATTCGAAAATGGGTCAGGTAGCATGCCTCCCAACTAAATTCATTGATGAAATTGCAGCCTTGTCCCAAGAAACATTCTGAATGATTTGTCTTATATTGGTGGATTCAGAAGTACAAGGAAGACAGCAGGACATGGATTCTTGTTTCTATTTCCGATTGGGCCAATTACTCCCAATATCCATAGAACATAATTCCTGATGTGTACAATGATGCATATGCCATTTCATTTAGTCTCCTGATAGGATGTTTGCCATTTCATTGCTTTATGCACTAGTATGTTCCAACCCGCATTGCTACATGCATCTTCAGATCTGGTGACTAATGAATAATGAGGTTAGTATGTATTTTTCTGGATAGTCATACGAAGTTTCTCTTCTGAATAGCTAAAAGTGTAGGTCTAGTAAACTATTTTGTAGGGTATATATTGCGATGGAACAAGTCCTGTAGTCTCATCATCGTACTAGTGGGTTTCTTCTTTGTACTAAAAATCTTATCAAACACCATCCTCGTCGTGGACTTCCAGAGAAATTTCCCTAGGATATGCTAGCCGTTTGCCCAACAAGCTTGGCTGGGGTGAGGGGGGTCCGCATCCAAATATTGATCTGAGTTCAAAAGAAATTGAACCAGGTCATGAGGGAAACTGGGTCAAAAACCATAAGCTAGTTTACAAGGAAAAATGGTTCGAAAACCTAAACAAATTGACCCGATTATGAGGGATACCGAACCAAAAAAACATACAAGTAATAGGGGAAAAGAATAATGATAAAACATGGGAGTCCAAGAAAAGGCACATCCCAACAAGTAGATCGCAATACCAGGAAACACAAGTAGATATGGGGTGTTGTCTAGGATCACAATACACAGACTTGAAAGCTAGTTGTTTTTCATGTGGGTAACAGTCGAGTTTTTCTCCCATTCATGTTGTGACACAACATATATGCTTCTGTCCCTTTTTGTCTGCCTTTGATTTGGGTCATAGCCAAGTTTTCCCCTTCTACTAACTTGAGAAATAACAGGTCCTTCAAAATTGAAAAAGAATTCTCTGTTGATCAAGCACGCTACACTAGCTGAACTTGATCAAGCGCTCAGGATTTCAAAAGCTGAAGCCATAGACTTCACATGCTTTAGAATTATACATAAGAAAACCATCACCTAGTCAAAGGGATGTTCACTTGTCATGAGGATGTGCATCtgcattcccaaatattctgaaaattGCACAGATAATGAGAATGCTGAATTGCTAATACACCAGTAGACGATGGCCTTGCAAGACAACCACATCTACAATGGACTATGACAAAATTGTAAATGGTTGCCCAGATCTTATATCTTGACTCTTAATAGCTCAACTGCGTGATTACCTATTGAATCAACAGAGCACCACCTCAAGCTCTCAAGCATTACTGTGGATCAATCAACAACCATATATGAAGAAACTGGATTTTGCAGAGGACAAGCAGTAAGATATAATTATTTTGTCATCTCATAAGCTAACAAATATAAtaaaaaaagtactccctccgactAGATACGCAGACAAATCtaggacaagaattttgggacagaggtaaTATTGATTTAAGAAGCACATTCATGCACACATGAAAACATGAGTTCAGAAGCCTACAAACCACAGGAGCTGTTAAATATGCAGATAGATTCAGCGATCTGTTCTCGGGGCAGTAAATATCTATATAACTAGTAATACATGTAGTTCAGTATCAGATTTGGTATTAATAAGTTTTGGCACAAAGGTCAGCAGTACAAGCTTGATATAGTTTTAGAATGCTGAGAAATATATGCCATCTAGCAGAACCCAGCTTGCAACTGTTAACACCTAACTCTGGTTTGCATAAAGCATAGCTTGTAATGTTGTAACAGCTGGGATCAATCTAGGCAGATTTGATACCACAATAAGCAGAGGTACAATTCTAACAATTTGGTAGCATAAATCATGATATAAGAACATAGATTTAGACACATGTAAGCCCTGATTCGTGCAAACCTGAGGAGGTTTGGTTTTAGCCAACCATAGTATTTGGACTAGATGGTAGCCCTGTACTGTTCAGTTTTGAAATCAGTTGTCCCTAGAGCTGAACGTATCAGCCAATAGGCCACTCAGAAATACAGGAGAGAAAAAAGGTGAAAACAACTGATGCAAACTAGCAAAGCATGAATGTCTTTCAAAACATTTAATCTCTTAAAAAAAAGATGCTgcagaaagaactaagatttttagcTCAGAAGAAGTGGAACAAGCAACCAAACAAACTGGGTCAAAACTGCATCCTCAGATTGATCAACATATTGTGGCCATCAACAAGTCCAAAATAGTTCACGACAGCAGAAAAGGTCCAGAATTGCCATTCAGATGAAATTTTATGATGACATGGACATACCAGTACTGGTGAATCTAATTACTGGATCAAGCGTTAGCAGTGACCAAACTAGCATGCGAGATACATAATATACCAGAGAACAACATCCAGTTAGGCAACAACACTGAAACAAAGCTTGCCATCTTGCGCCAAGCAAAATCTTTGTGGTGCAGTAAagattgaaaaaaaaaatcaattgCCTTAAGAAGCTTTACAACACATAACCGGGATTCCAGTCGGTCCGCTAGTGTATAATAGAGTGCTGGGTGATTAGCAATGTAAGCCAGGATAGCGAAACTAATGCATTGCAGAATGGCATGCTCCCACACTTTCTTAGCTCCAATATGTGTGCTAAATAACATGGCTTCAGGATGAACAAGTTCATAACCAATCCACGGTTTCTTcccacctactccctccgttcggaattacttgtcatagaaatggatgtatctagacgtattttagttctagatacattcattttcaagacaagtaattccgaacggagggagtaaatgatAAGATATCAGCAATCAGGAACCAAATCATCAGTTCAACCAGATTCTGCATCTAACAGGGCAGAAAAACAGCATCTAGTTAAGCAAAGTACACCGAAATTTTTATTACCAGCTTACTATGGAGAATAAAAACTTTGTTGCACCATCACAGTTCACCGATTTTCATAGCTCGTTCTTGGGTGATGCAAATCTGAATCTTGTCGGCACTTCCCCTCGGCAGGCGGCAGCGTAGTCTTCAGCAAGGTGTGGTGCAGCTTCCATGTGAGGGCATATGTACTTCTCCATAAATACCTTCTCAGTCCACAGCAGTGCTTTATAGTAGCTATGGCTGTGCACTAGCAATCCATTTTCCTTAAGAAATTTCACTACATAGTAGCGGGGTCTGAGCCGGCCCTCCAAGCTGTAAGTGAGCATTGCCGGTCGATGAGCAATGTAGGCCGGCTCCAACCCCAACTCGGAGAGAAGGAACTCGGATCTGTGCTGCAGCATGTTCTTTGACCTCCTCAGCACAGACGGATCCTTGGACAAAGCAATGCCCAGTTGCCAACCTCAGCATCCGACCAGCCCAAGGTGCTCTTCAAGTACTTCACTTTGGCGGCAATCTTCTCCTCGCTGAGCAATTCGACACACAGCAGAATTTTCCTGGACATCACGGAGCCACGGGGCACACCAAGAGCTTAGgcgaacgccgccgccgcccgtatTCGTTCCGCACTGGCGGTGAGCATCCTTGGTACAGTGGCACACACCTTGGCAATATCGCAAGCACCTAGCGTGCACTCCTGCAGTAACGCCACATTTGGCTTGACCACCCTCTCGAGGCTGTGCGAGAGGAGACGGTTGTTACGCTTGAACGCTTGGAGGAACTCCTCGGAGGATCCGAAGAGGCGCAGGTAGTAGTGCACCTTGGAGACGACGGATTTGCAGCGGAAGAGAGCGAGAGGAGGCGCGCAGTCTCGGAATGCGACAGACCGAGGCCGGTGAGCCCGACTGCGATGGGGCACAGGGTCCTCTCCACGCCGGCGAGAGGAGCTGCGGGTCCCTGGCGACGGCGGCAGCGATGTCTGCGGTGGAGaggccgaggccggcgaggaaggcgaggaCGGCGTATGGCTTGGTGGGGGATCTGAGGTGGGAGAGCTTCGTGGAGGCCTTCAGCGCCTGTGCTCGGGTGAGACCGCAGGTGTCGACCAGTTACTCCTCGACCGCAAATCCGGTGATTCCGGTGCGTGGGGAAATGGGGGTGCGGCGGCCGAGAGGAGACggcggagaggggaaggggatctgtGGCAGGTGGTGGGAGAGGATATAAGGTGGGCGAGGATGCAACTTCGGAGGCGGAGCATGGCGCAGGCGCCGCTGGTTGGTGCGAGAGATGCTCGTGGTGATTGGCCGCCCGGTCAAGCTTTTTGCAGCGACGcaccaaagagagaagaagcctaaggctggtcatagtagggagtatgacactagtctaagttagtaCCTTCATAATACAAAATAACATACGAGTAGTATTATAGATGGCTTTATTTATTAGCTCgtagactcattttgtcttgaAAAACgttatgttatagtaacatattatgttaccatctctcattaattacttgccacataagcagaattttctcgaagtgcgctatgttactagctaagttactcccactatgactagcctaataaCTTGTGAGCAAAGTGGGCCTCGAAGCCCAACTTGTCACTCCACGCGCTCCAAGAAAAGGAAACCAACATCTGAGCGAAGCCGAGCCATTCATGAGTGCGAATTTGTGTACTAGCTAGAGCACATGTAGGCCATtctttttgaaaaatttgaaaaactTATTTTGAAGCTTCAAATAAATCTGAAAAAAAATAAACATGAACATGGAGATGTATACTACATTTCTGTTAAATTTTATGACGAAATACGCTACGGTGTGAGCTGCATAAAAAACAAAATTATGGACTTTTATAGTGAATAATGTCTGCTGAAAATACATGATTTTATCGTTTTTGTGTATCTTTCATCAAAACATACTTTTTTCCTAGGTGACATCAAAACGTATTTCATCGTGTAAATTTGCACTCTGGCTCGCTAATACCTGTTAGCTACACGTAGGTCTTTTTTTGAAAATAAATAATCTAAAATCATATTTAAAAGTTCCAAAAAGGTCTACAAAAGATGCACACGAACCTAGGTatgtatactactccctccgtcccaaaaatgAAGTTaggacaaagttgagtcacttattttgagacggagggagtacatctctgcAAATTTTATTTAAAGACAACTATTCACTTGAAAATAAGGTGGCCTTTCACGAGGGGGCCGATATTCAAACGAAAGCACTCGTGGAGAAATATTTGAGGCTACCTACTGCTTTGGGTAGGTCAACAGAGGACCAGTATGAATAGTGTGGCTAGAGAGGTTTTGATCAAGTCAATATATGAAGCTAGTTCTACCTACCTATTCAATGAGCTGTCTTAAACTGTTAAAGAAAACATGCAAAAAGATTGCTAGCATTGTGGCTCGgtactggtgggaggagatgaaatTAAAAGGAAGATGCATTGGAAGAAGTGGCAAGCTATAGATATGCCGGAGACGGAGGACGAAAAAGGATGAAAGTGTGGCGAACTCTTAAGTAATTTTTTTAGGCAAATGCAAAACCATAATAGTCCTCCTAAGAAAACATAATAGTCAATACCAATCCCCTTATGAGGCAATCATTTTGCCTCCGTTTTAAAAATACCTGTCCCCTTCCCCTTGGCGTTCCTAGCCCCTTCCCCTCACTCTCCATCTTCCGCTGGCGAAGCACGAGGCTGCACTGCATACTGCTGGCCGTGGACTTCCAACCGGTAGGTACCGGTTCCGATAAATTTAGTTTTTCGTCGTAGCGAATCCAATGACTTTGTGAATTGCGAGGAAAATTTGGCGGGCGGGCAAGTTTCAACTACTAAAACTTAATATGAACTTTGATAAATTTAGCAAGTTTCAAAAGCTTTACCCTAAAACCCTAAAAGCATATGAATATTTTTTACATAGTATAGACGTAGACGCTCATACATATGCATTCACACTTATCCCTAtaaatgcacgcacgcacgcacaccctaTCATATGAGCAGCTCTGAGAGACTGAAATCTGCATGTGATCTTGATATTGACGAAGTCAGCACAGGCGCATATGTAGTCGATGGGTACGTTTCTCCCGTTGAACGAATATCACCGGAAAGCCTGAAATAAATTCAGCAAAATGCGAGCATTAGTGCGACGTTTAGGACTTAAACCCTGATGGGTTGGTTCCACCATACAGAACTAACCATCTGAGCTAAGCCAGTTCGCAAAAGAATATGAAACTTGATTATCTCCCCTATCTAAAACATTACCTAAAACAATAGTGAATGAACTTTAACATTAGTAAGGTTCCCGTTTCGCTTAGGACGTTTTCCGCTCCTTCCCTTCGTCACACCTCACGTCCCCGTCTCCCTTCAACGTTTTTTTCTCTCTAAACCATGTCCCCGTCAGAGCGAGCATATTTATGTTCAATCAATCAGCGATCCCTTCAATCACGCCTTGGCCTCCCGTCTCTTTCCCCGCACGCACAGGGACCACTGCACCGTGCGTGACAGCCTGTGCGTCCCGCCGCAGCCATCGCCTGGATCGCGTGGTCTCCTGCCCGGCTTGCGCCGTCTTCCATCGCGTCGTCTCCCCACCTGGATCGCTCCGTCCCGCCGTCACTGTTCAACAGCACCGGCTGCACCAGACCCTGTCCTCGCCGCCAACAGCACCGCCCTCTCCCGCTGTTGCTGCCGCCAACAGGTCTCCTACTGAAGCGGCCGGCAGATGGATTCTTTCTAAATTCCCTTGCAGGTGGATTCCCCAAAACCATCCAGTGAACGTATTCCTTTCAAAGAATTGTCCAACTCCATCAACGCAGGTAATATTGATTGATCGGATAAATTGTAGATGTACCATGTGTTGCACAACACCTAATGATTACATTATGTATTTTTTAGGCGTTGTCAACCTTGAAGGCCAACCTACGGATGCGGGAGAACGGAATAGACAATGTGCTAGGGAGCGATATGTGCAAATGGATCAACAGAAGAAAGATGAACTACTTAAGAAGCGTCGTGAAGCCTACAGAAAAAAGAAAGGTCAAACATCAATTAATTCCGAAGAGGCACAGTTAGGGATAACTCGACTTATGCCCTCCCAACTGCAAAACAAGTGAATTGTTGAAGGTGCACTTCACGATCAATAACCTCATTAGTGCAATCATACCACTTATTGGTTCCATTTTTCTAACGTAACTAAAAAATCTGGTCCTTGATTCTGCCTAGGAGACAAGGCATGGAATGAGGAAAATGTGGACCACAATGAAGCTAGCGAATGGTTAAACATAGATGGCACATACGAACGTCAAACAATCCATATGCCATCTCATGGGCAAGACAACCTCCTAACTCGTATGAAGACAACTAATTGTTTGTTAAAATGAGTGCATATATACTGATAATTCATGCCTTATGGGGCTACACACGTGAAGATTTTTTGCCTAAGTAGATATTGTTGGCGTACCTAATTGCAATAATGATGGGCTCCCATCATCCATCATTGAGCCACGACGTACAGATGCCAAAGAGCGGAAGAGGCAGCGTGATAGGGATCGATATGCACAGATGGATAGCACGAAGAAAGCTGAACTATTAAAAAGGCAACGTGAAGCCCATCAAAAAAAGAAAATCATCGACAAGGAACAAGGAAAATGAGGTTCCTGTTGAAGATAGCGAGTGGCTAAACAGAAACGACACATACCAGAGGCAACCCGTTCATATGCCATCTCAAGTGCAAGAAAACATCATGGCTGGTATGATTGAACTAATTCCTCTTTGAAATGAGTGCATCTATGTTAGTAATTATGTCTTGTGGTGACAAAGTATGTGATGCCATTATGCTATGTAGATATTGACATCAATAATTTTAGAAATGATGAACCCCCACCATCCGTCATTCAACCACAACCCCTAGATCCCAAAGAGTGAAAGAGGCAACGAGATAGGGAACGGTATGCACAAATGGATATCAAGAAGAAAGATGAACTACTACAAAGGCAACGTGACGCAAGTAATTCATCGTCAGACGTCAGGTAGGAATTGCACAACACCGACCACTAATAGCATGCAACACATTTTCTATGATCTTTCCACACCAGCTAACCATCTTAATTATTTAGCATTATCATTAGAGCAAACCAATACTACACGTGCAGAGGATAGGGCATGCTATGCCAATATGACTGCAGAGAAAAAGCAAGCAAAGAGGGCTCTCCAGGCGTCAGGCCGGAACATCAAGATTCCATAGCCATGGAGAACCCATAGTTTATCCCCGAGTTTGATAATATTAATGCGAACGCATCTTGTACTCATAGCTCCATAATCACACAGGTCAATGGCACCCCTGTTTATATCCAATCTGCTTCTGAGCATATGTCGGGTGTGGAGATCCCTGATATGGATGTCAGTAAAGTACCACGAAGAAAACATGTGATACCCGGAGAAAGAAACGCTTTGATGGAGCACCGAAACCAAGCTTTCCACACAAGTGGTAGGAAGCATATGACCACATCAATGGATGAAAACCCATCAATTAACAATGGTAATATTTTTTACTTCATTTGTATGCTTCTCTAATATAGGTCACTGAAAATTGTAATGACCATACTTTATGTTGTATTCGCAGAAAGTACATCCCAAGTACCTGAGACTGACAAAATACATTCAACGCCGAACAATGATGTGGATCCATTGACGAATGAAAATCTGTTGATGACTATGGAAGGTTGCAGCCGTTTTGAACTTTCAACACACTCAGAAGCCAATAATGATGGTATTTTTTTACTAAATTTATAACACAACTATTTGAGGCATAGGGCTCATAAGTAATTATAAAATAGGCAATGAAGAGGGTGTCATATTGGAGGAAGACTTAGAAGACGAGGAAGGTTACATGTTTGCTGGGCAATGTACTTTTGTCAGGTTCCACGTCGTTGTGGATATATCATGTGTGTATTTTTGTACTCATGGTGTCAAGTACCATTTCAGAGGACACCGATGAGGATATCGATATGGATGAGGCTGACGATGACCCTGCTTCAGTATCAGGTGTTCTAGATCCTATGACATGGTGTATAGCAAAATCACGACAAACACGCACAAGCTGAAGCCAGTGGAAGACTGCAAGCATTGCTATGCATAGAAGATTGAACGTGAGGCCATAGGATTCTCCCGTCGTAAGGGGAAGATCAAACTAGCCAACACGGAAACACCACCCGAGCTCATGAGACTGTGGACGAGTACAGACCCTGATGCTATTCATTTTCACGACAACATCAGGTTTTTAAATAGCCATTTCTCATTCACCTCACTATATTTTCACCTTGATAGTGATACAACAAACACATCAAAGCACCCTATCTATACATTTCGTGCCCATGGCCAAATGTACCACAACATACAGTCATTTGGTAAACAAGAAGGTTTTGATCGTAGTCATCTAGAGCTCTACTTCTATGATGATGACCCCAGTTTAGAGCATAGGTACCACAGTTGCGGCAAAGAACAATGTCAGAAAGACAAACAAGTAATCACACAAGTGGT from Triticum dicoccoides isolate Atlit2015 ecotype Zavitan chromosome 6A, WEW_v2.0, whole genome shotgun sequence encodes:
- the LOC119318166 gene encoding uncharacterized protein LOC119318166; translated protein: MKSVIGFVSPFACTSLGGGVIRLKTATVPVLAFFRSGEKIQDIVWPKTIEIKGRMKWGVFKKFLKDLRHSQNRSIMVISLLLNVESSKNGLEGMKQVSKDVKVNKRIGLATTEDGSYIYVCPGHKDIITVLAKYGFWKGASTIDRNQDSFIGFVVRDRKPLVNTSEGEVSIEKIQEIGGTHMEAQEVIYENQSYPVHPLHALVDDGLYFCRPPLVLAEQGSYCPYPPPGLLGHDFHARHPPIGLSGQGLHPHAPECQGVFHQLPPCARGQGFITHRAPNFTLEYFRPLTDHGNNNGSQHLRPPSGSAPGHLWHRMSCARSGNNLPGFERSEGFSGSSSTYYSRFENGSGSMPPN